The following are from one region of the Desulfosalsimonas propionicica genome:
- a CDS encoding universal stress protein — protein MKIRNMDIKTILYTTDLSDTALHAFSYAASFADAYNSRLIILHVIEDYPAIEPSLKNLLHEEQWKAIKEKHIRDTRETLSGKSRDNRIVQEVLTRFSENAKAGRYGKTAASDEVMVLFGNPVEKIIETSKEKNCDLIVMGTHGHGLLQNLLGTTTHKVLSESKIPVVAVPIDQ, from the coding sequence ATGAAAATCCGGAATATGGACATAAAAACCATCCTTTACACCACGGACCTGTCAGATACCGCTCTGCATGCCTTTTCCTACGCAGCCAGCTTTGCAGATGCATATAATTCAAGGCTGATTATTCTTCACGTAATTGAGGATTACCCGGCCATAGAGCCTTCACTGAAAAATCTGTTGCATGAAGAGCAATGGAAAGCAATCAAGGAAAAGCATATCCGGGATACCCGGGAGACACTCAGCGGCAAAAGCCGCGACAACCGGATCGTTCAGGAAGTCCTGACCCGATTTTCGGAAAACGCCAAGGCCGGCCGGTACGGCAAGACTGCGGCAAGCGATGAGGTGATGGTTTTGTTCGGCAACCCTGTTGAAAAAATCATAGAAACATCAAAAGAAAAAAACTGCGACCTCATCGTAATGGGCACGCACGGCCACGGCCTGCTCCAGAACCTTCTCGGAACGACGACCCACAAGGTTCTGTCGGAATCAAAGATACCCGTGGTGGCCGTTCCCATAGACCAGTGA